From Candoia aspera isolate rCanAsp1 chromosome 4, rCanAsp1.hap2, whole genome shotgun sequence, a single genomic window includes:
- the C1QL3 gene encoding complement C1q-like protein 3 produces MVLLLVILIPVLVSSAGTSAHYEMLGTCRMVCDPYGGTKAPSTVATPDRGLMQSLPTFIQGPKGEAGRPGKAGPRGPPGEPGPPGPVGPPGEKGEPGRQGLPGLPGAPGLNAAGAISAATYSTVPKIAFYAGLKRQHEGYEVLKFDDVVTNLGNHYDPTTGKFTCSIPGIYFFTYHVLMRGGDGTSMWADLCKNNQVRASAIAQDADQNYDYASNSVVLHLEPGDEVYIKLDGGKAHGGNNNKYSTFSGFIIYAD; encoded by the exons ATGGtgctgctgctggtcatcctcattCCGGTGTTGGTGAGTTCGGCGGGCACATCGGCGCACTACGAGATGCTGGGCACCTGCCGCATGGTCTGCGACCCCTACGGCGGCACCAAGGCGCCCAGCACGGTGGCCACGCCCGATCGCGGCCTCATGCAGTCGCTGCCCACCTTCATCCAAGGCCCCAAGGGCGAGGCCGGGCGACCGGGTAAAGCCGGCCCCCGGGGGCCCCCGGGGGAACCCGGTCCGCCGGGGCCGGTGGGCCCGCCGGGCGAGAAGGGCGAGCCTGGGCGCCAGGGACTCCCCGGCCTGCCCGGGGCGCCGGGCCTGAACGCGGCAGGGGCGATCAGCGCCGCCACCTACAGCACCGTGCCCAAGATCGCCTTCTACGCGGGCCTCAAGCGCCAGCACGAGGGTTACGAGGTCCTGAAGTTCGACGACGTCGTCACCAACCTGGGGAACCATTACGATCCGACCACGGGCAAGTTCACCTGCTCCATCCCGGGCATCTACTTCTTCACCTACCACGTGCTCATGCGGGGCGGCGACGGCACCAGCATGTGGGCTGACCTCTGCAAGAATAACCAG gTGCGAGCTAGTGCCATTGCACAAGATGCAGATCAAAACTACGATTATGCCAGCAACAGCGTAGTCCTACATTTGGAACCAGGAGATGAAGTCTATATAAAATTAGATGGTGGGAAAGCACATGgaggaaacaacaacaaatacagcACATTTTCTGGATTTATAATTTATGCTGActga